One window of Thermocoleostomius sinensis A174 genomic DNA carries:
- a CDS encoding transporter substrate-binding domain-containing protein, whose amino-acid sequence MLDRHLLRKQPNVLVNLSLTLAVLLMLNGMLNGLILRSEAAELQDIRQRGYLVVGVKDNWRPLGFRGQDGELQGLEIDLARWLADRLLGNANAVALQPLTNQERLSALLNDEVDVVIAAMALTASRSRLVDFSTPYYFDGTTLITRHVALRSLTDLRQQPIAVLTGSSAIAVVRSYLPSARLVGVASYEQAKEMLDTHQVAAFAGDASVLAGWAQEYPDYYLLPQMLSTEALAVAMPRGRQYTDLRQQVNQAIQQWQLSGTLEQQILNWGLPEAGVPRVNLQTIPAPSEP is encoded by the coding sequence ATGCTCGATCGCCATCTCCTGCGCAAGCAACCGAATGTCTTAGTCAACCTGTCGCTGACACTGGCGGTGTTGCTGATGCTGAATGGGATGCTGAATGGGTTGATCCTCCGCAGCGAAGCCGCCGAACTTCAAGACATTCGACAGCGTGGTTATCTGGTTGTGGGGGTAAAAGACAATTGGCGTCCGTTGGGGTTTAGAGGACAAGACGGCGAATTACAGGGGCTAGAAATTGATTTGGCCCGCTGGCTGGCCGATCGGTTACTGGGTAATGCGAATGCCGTCGCATTGCAACCGTTGACCAATCAAGAGCGCCTTTCTGCACTATTAAACGATGAGGTAGATGTGGTAATTGCGGCAATGGCGCTAACCGCTTCTCGATCGCGTCTAGTAGATTTCAGTACTCCCTATTACTTCGATGGAACCACTTTAATTACTCGTCATGTGGCCTTACGATCGCTGACTGATTTGCGCCAACAGCCGATCGCCGTATTAACTGGGTCGAGTGCGATTGCCGTAGTGCGATCGTATTTGCCCTCGGCTCGACTGGTGGGTGTCGCCTCCTATGAACAAGCCAAAGAAATGCTGGATACCCATCAAGTGGCAGCATTTGCCGGAGATGCCAGTGTTCTGGCAGGTTGGGCTCAAGAATATCCAGATTATTACTTGCTGCCTCAGATGCTTTCGACTGAAGCCTTGGCGGTGGCAATGCCACGAGGTCGTCAATATACGGATCTGCGCCAACAGGTGAATCAAGCGATTCAACAATGGCAGTTATCAGGAACCTTAGAGCAGCAAATCCTGAACTGGGGATTGCCTGAAGCAGGCGTACCTCGCGTCAATTTACAAACTATCCCTGCGCCTTCTGAACCTTAA
- a CDS encoding LysR family transcriptional regulator codes for MRLEQLQAFLAVAETGSFQQATQRCRVTQSTISRQIQGLEAELGLPLFHRTSQAKLTVAGERFLLRARKICQEWQTAITELNDLLEGKQPELCVAAIHSVSAQYLPPVLQQFCQDHPTVQLRVTALGSDRALKVLRDGLVDVAIVMNNRFLTASPEMVVDVLFEEHIEVLMATEHPLTQYTQVAWSELSRYPQVVFKDGYGMQRLVQEQFQRHSLEFKPAVELNTLDGFRGMVRQGELVALLPRSALLEIDNDSSLAIRPTEEPVLKRQVVLVTTQDRLDIPPIQHFRKLVLELIASRLNTEAPEAVGY; via the coding sequence ATGCGCCTGGAACAGTTGCAAGCTTTTTTGGCGGTGGCTGAAACCGGAAGTTTTCAGCAGGCGACTCAGCGATGTCGAGTGACGCAATCTACAATCAGTCGCCAAATTCAAGGACTGGAGGCGGAACTTGGGTTGCCGTTGTTTCATCGAACTTCACAGGCTAAGTTAACGGTTGCAGGTGAGCGGTTCTTGCTGCGCGCTCGCAAAATTTGTCAGGAGTGGCAAACCGCCATCACGGAATTAAATGATTTGCTGGAGGGCAAACAGCCGGAGCTTTGTGTAGCAGCGATTCATTCAGTTTCTGCTCAGTACCTTCCGCCCGTGTTGCAACAGTTTTGTCAAGATCATCCAACTGTGCAGCTACGCGTGACAGCGTTAGGCAGCGATCGGGCCTTGAAGGTCTTACGGGACGGATTAGTAGACGTGGCGATCGTCATGAATAATCGCTTTCTCACTGCTAGCCCAGAAATGGTGGTAGATGTGCTGTTTGAGGAACACATCGAAGTTCTGATGGCGACGGAGCATCCATTAACTCAGTATACGCAAGTTGCTTGGTCAGAATTGTCTCGATATCCACAGGTGGTATTCAAAGACGGTTATGGAATGCAACGACTCGTTCAAGAACAGTTTCAGCGGCATTCACTTGAGTTTAAGCCAGCCGTGGAGTTGAACACCCTAGATGGGTTTCGAGGCATGGTTCGTCAAGGAGAACTTGTGGCGCTTTTACCTCGATCGGCACTACTAGAAATTGATAACGATAGTTCACTAGCCATTCGACCAACTGAAGAGCCGGTCTTGAAACGCCAAGTTGTGCTAGTGACAACGCAAGATCGACTTGATATTCCTCCAATCCAACATTTTCGCAAGCTGGTACTGGAGTTGATTGCAAGCCGATTGAATACCGAAGCGCCCGAGGCCGTTGGGTATTAG
- a CDS encoding anthranilate phosphoribosyltransferase family protein, with the protein MSDAFRDLLRKVGSGSHTSEHLTREEAASATRLMLQQEATPAQIGAFMIAHRIKRPTGEELAGMLDAYDQLGPKLNTISSMTLPIVMGIPYDGRSRTTPVSPLVTLILAAAGCPVVLHGGRRMPTKEGIPLVEVWQALGVDWTTLSLEQTQAVFAETSVGFVYLPTHFPLSDNLVPYREQIGKRPPFATVELFWCPYAGEALLISGFVHPPTEEMARSAFALRGTRQFITVKGLEGSCDLPRDRTCIVGINQMVNGESTFERLLLHPRDYGFAAEEVPLLPTPKLLAEMQAVLQGGQTELSKAAIWNSGFYLWRSGLCPDLEAGFTVAEELLTTGKAAQKLAELTQAVQVIDGTTGKNLLKTSLY; encoded by the coding sequence ATGAGTGATGCCTTCCGTGACCTACTTCGTAAAGTTGGCAGTGGTTCCCACACCAGCGAACATCTAACTCGCGAAGAGGCAGCCAGTGCAACACGACTGATGTTGCAACAAGAGGCGACACCCGCTCAAATCGGTGCCTTCATGATTGCCCATCGAATTAAACGCCCAACTGGGGAAGAACTGGCGGGAATGCTAGATGCTTATGACCAGCTTGGCCCGAAGCTAAACACGATTTCGTCTATGACTTTGCCGATCGTGATGGGAATTCCCTACGACGGTCGATCGCGCACAACTCCGGTGAGTCCTTTGGTAACGCTGATCCTAGCAGCGGCTGGTTGCCCAGTGGTCTTGCATGGTGGCCGACGTATGCCTACCAAGGAAGGTATCCCTCTGGTTGAAGTTTGGCAAGCGTTGGGCGTTGATTGGACAACACTGTCTCTAGAGCAAACTCAAGCGGTTTTTGCAGAAACAAGCGTGGGTTTTGTGTACCTCCCTACGCACTTTCCCTTGTCTGATAACCTTGTTCCTTACCGAGAACAAATTGGGAAACGACCTCCTTTTGCCACGGTTGAACTGTTTTGGTGTCCCTACGCTGGCGAGGCGCTGCTGATATCTGGCTTTGTGCATCCTCCCACCGAAGAGATGGCCCGATCGGCCTTCGCGTTGCGGGGAACCCGCCAATTCATCACCGTTAAGGGATTAGAAGGAAGCTGCGATTTGCCCCGCGATCGCACCTGTATTGTCGGCATCAATCAGATGGTCAATGGAGAATCTACCTTTGAGCGATTGTTGTTGCATCCCCGCGATTATGGATTTGCTGCCGAAGAAGTGCCACTACTGCCTACACCTAAACTGCTTGCAGAAATGCAGGCTGTTTTGCAGGGCGGTCAAACTGAACTGAGTAAAGCCGCGATTTGGAACAGTGGATTTTATCTGTGGCGATCGGGACTGTGCCCTGATTTAGAAGCAGGATTTACAGTGGCAGAAGAATTGCTCACTACTGGCAAAGCGGCTCAAAAGCTAGCCGAACTGACCCAGGCTGTGCAGGTGATCGACGGTACTACTGGCAAAAATCTTTTAAAGACTTCTTTGTATTAA
- a CDS encoding GNAT family N-acetyltransferase — protein MILSIEQSHNLPVLDLGPLLQESDRSGFRSVQRLVDDWASGKNRFDQPGEAFFVATQDDRIIGLCGLNRDPYINDPSIGRIRRLYVKQAERRQGVGRALVQRVIAEACPTFKWLHVRTDNPLADRFYQSLRFLPCADDKQVTHKLKLGNDRVYTLCACHPR, from the coding sequence ATGATCTTGTCCATCGAGCAATCACACAATCTGCCAGTGCTTGATCTTGGGCCTCTGCTTCAAGAAAGCGATCGCAGTGGTTTTAGATCTGTTCAGCGGTTAGTAGATGATTGGGCATCGGGCAAGAACCGATTTGATCAACCCGGTGAAGCTTTCTTCGTTGCAACGCAGGACGATCGCATAATTGGACTCTGTGGACTCAATCGAGACCCCTACATCAATGATCCGAGCATTGGTCGCATTCGCCGTCTCTATGTAAAGCAAGCCGAGCGCCGTCAGGGAGTGGGTCGAGCACTGGTACAACGAGTCATTGCCGAAGCTTGCCCTACCTTTAAGTGGTTACATGTGCGTACAGACAATCCGCTTGCCGATCGGTTTTATCAATCATTAAGATTTCTGCCCTGTGCTGATGACAAGCAGGTTACTCATAAACTGAAACTCGGTAACGATCGAGTTTATACCCTATGTGCTTGCCATCCTAGGTAA
- a CDS encoding cytochrome P450: MKQPPALQSPAFLNLMQWIIQPLDLLEYGAKQYGDCFSIRFSKLPPLSFFSHPQAIEQMFTAGASQFDSGRGNWILRTTLGDNSLLLLDGERHQRQRQLLMPPFHGERMRAYGQLIGQITDRVISNWQVGNPFALRPYTQEISLRVILRAVFGLDEGERYEAIKQRLEALLRVTASRFGFATSFFPVLQRDFGAWSPGGRFIRFKQQIDQLLYAEIQDRRNHPDPNRSDILSLLLAARDEAGQSMTDEELRDELITLLLAGHETTATAIAWAVYWIHQIPTIKTKLLAELETLGNEFEPMAIARLPYLNAICSETLRIYPVAFIAQIRITKTPVEVMGFSFEPENYLVPCVYLTHHREDLYPDSKQFKPERFLERQFSPFEYLPFGGSNRRCIGAAFALFEMKLVLATILSRYQLALADARPVIPIRRGVTIAPKGGVNMIVTDRFPSPHSSQTTPISV, encoded by the coding sequence ATGAAACAGCCCCCCGCGTTGCAATCCCCTGCTTTTCTGAATCTAATGCAATGGATCATTCAACCTCTAGATTTGCTGGAGTATGGTGCAAAGCAGTATGGTGACTGCTTCTCGATTCGATTTAGTAAATTGCCGCCGTTGAGTTTCTTTAGTCATCCTCAGGCGATCGAACAGATGTTCACGGCAGGTGCTAGTCAGTTTGACTCTGGACGCGGGAATTGGATTCTACGAACAACGCTAGGCGATAATTCTCTGCTGCTGTTAGATGGTGAACGGCACCAACGTCAACGTCAACTGTTGATGCCACCGTTCCACGGAGAACGAATGCGGGCTTATGGTCAACTGATTGGTCAAATTACGGATCGTGTGATCAGCAATTGGCAAGTGGGAAACCCGTTTGCGCTACGCCCTTATACACAAGAAATTTCCCTTAGGGTCATTCTACGAGCCGTATTTGGCTTGGATGAGGGAGAGCGATATGAGGCAATTAAACAGCGCTTAGAAGCATTGCTGCGTGTAACGGCTAGCCGATTTGGCTTTGCAACCAGTTTCTTTCCAGTGCTACAGCGCGATTTTGGAGCCTGGAGTCCAGGTGGACGGTTTATTCGCTTTAAGCAACAAATTGATCAACTGCTCTATGCTGAAATTCAAGATCGGCGCAATCATCCCGATCCCAACCGCAGCGATATTCTGTCTTTGCTGTTAGCCGCCCGCGATGAAGCGGGTCAATCCATGACTGATGAAGAATTGCGTGATGAATTGATTACACTGTTGCTAGCAGGGCACGAAACGACGGCAACGGCGATCGCGTGGGCTGTTTACTGGATTCATCAAATTCCAACTATTAAAACCAAGCTGCTAGCAGAACTTGAGACTCTGGGCAATGAGTTTGAGCCGATGGCGATCGCTCGTCTTCCTTATCTAAACGCGATCTGCTCTGAAACGCTGCGCATTTATCCAGTTGCGTTCATTGCCCAAATTCGCATTACGAAAACCCCAGTTGAAGTCATGGGTTTTTCGTTTGAACCTGAAAATTATCTTGTTCCTTGCGTTTACCTCACCCATCATCGAGAAGATTTATATCCAGATTCAAAACAATTTAAACCAGAGCGGTTTTTAGAACGGCAATTTTCTCCGTTTGAATATCTGCCCTTTGGTGGTAGTAATCGTCGCTGCATTGGAGCCGCCTTCGCTCTGTTTGAAATGAAGCTAGTGCTGGCAACGATCCTTTCGCGCTATCAGTTAGCTCTCGCGGATGCTCGTCCTGTAATCCCAATTCGTCGAGGCGTGACAATCGCTCCTAAGGGTGGAGTTAATATGATAGTCACCGATCGCTTTCCATCTCCACACTCTTCTCAAACCACCCCTATTTCTGTCTAA
- the thiD gene encoding bifunctional hydroxymethylpyrimidine kinase/phosphomethylpyrimidine kinase: MSVSNYLTVPVALTIAGSDSGGGAGIQADLRTFAFHKVHGTSALTCVTAQNTQGVDRVDALPAAAVIAQILAVVRDIGVQAVKTGMLLNPEIIAAVAEQAMEEHLPNLVVDPVMVSRTGSQLIADEAILALRECLIPLATILTPNRYEAQILSASEIDTLESMQAAAQRIFTLGARAVLVKGGGMPGELRGVDVWFDGNRLEVLKTATVETIHTHGTGCTLSAAITANLALGHDMFTAVKLAKSYVTSALHYSLQLGQGQGPVGHFFPLLESSQP, encoded by the coding sequence ATGTCGGTTTCTAATTACTTAACTGTTCCTGTAGCCCTGACGATTGCAGGCTCCGACAGCGGAGGTGGCGCAGGAATTCAAGCTGATCTTCGTACCTTTGCTTTTCATAAAGTGCACGGGACGAGTGCTCTCACTTGCGTTACGGCTCAAAATACACAAGGGGTCGATCGAGTGGATGCGTTGCCTGCCGCAGCAGTAATCGCCCAGATTTTGGCTGTAGTACGAGATATCGGGGTGCAGGCAGTTAAAACGGGCATGCTACTCAATCCAGAAATTATTGCAGCCGTGGCAGAACAGGCTATGGAAGAGCACCTGCCCAATCTCGTTGTTGATCCAGTGATGGTGTCTCGAACTGGTTCTCAATTAATTGCTGATGAAGCCATTCTGGCACTAAGGGAATGTCTGATTCCACTAGCTACTATTCTGACGCCCAATCGCTACGAAGCTCAGATTCTCAGTGCTTCAGAAATTGACACCTTGGAAAGTATGCAAGCTGCTGCCCAACGAATTTTCACCCTTGGGGCTAGGGCTGTTTTGGTCAAGGGAGGTGGCATGCCGGGTGAGTTGCGAGGTGTGGATGTTTGGTTTGATGGCAATCGCCTCGAAGTTCTCAAAACTGCAACGGTAGAAACGATTCATACACATGGCACAGGCTGTACTTTATCAGCAGCAATAACAGCAAATTTGGCACTTGGTCACGACATGTTTACTGCTGTTAAGCTGGCTAAGTCCTATGTCACCTCTGCCCTACACTATTCGCTGCAATTAGGACAAGGGCAAGGACCTGTCGGACATTTTTTCCCGCTTCTAGAATCATCTCAGCCTTAA
- a CDS encoding element excision factor XisH family protein: protein MSGDCLIYDFQQALGQYPLYHRLIELTEREYRVYLPFFTTAHE from the coding sequence TTGTCGGGCGATTGCTTAATATATGATTTCCAGCAAGCTTTGGGTCAGTACCCTCTTTATCATCGCCTGATCGAGTTAACGGAGCGGGAGTATCGAGTCTATTTGCCCTTCTTTACCACTGCTCACGAGTAG
- the accD gene encoding acetyl-CoA carboxylase, carboxyltransferase subunit beta, which translates to MSLFDWFANRRKAEPISKERQEREIADGLWTKCPKCSVLTYTKDLRSNQMVCLECGHHLRIYAEERIQQLIDPGTWTPIDVDLRPVDPLKFRDRKSYGDRLREAQEKTSLTDAVQTGLGLIEGSRVGLGVMDFRFMGGSMGSVVGEKLTRLIERSTHEQRPVVIVCASGGARMQEGMLSLMQMAKISGALEMHREAGLLYVPVLTHPTTGGVTASFAMLGDIIVAEPKATIGFAGRRVVEQTLREKLPDDFQTSEYLLAHGFVDMIVPRTQLKKTLAQLIRLHQPHSPAATDSDGTSHFVHVPDSLPLKPVPDA; encoded by the coding sequence ATGTCCCTATTTGACTGGTTTGCTAATCGTCGAAAAGCAGAACCCATTAGTAAAGAAAGGCAAGAGCGCGAAATTGCCGATGGCTTGTGGACAAAATGCCCAAAATGCAGCGTTCTCACTTATACCAAAGATTTGCGATCGAATCAGATGGTCTGTTTAGAATGTGGTCATCATCTGCGCATTTACGCCGAGGAGCGCATTCAACAACTGATCGATCCTGGTACTTGGACACCGATCGATGTAGATCTGCGTCCGGTCGATCCGTTGAAATTTCGCGATCGCAAATCCTATGGTGATCGGTTGCGTGAAGCTCAGGAGAAAACCTCTTTAACAGACGCTGTGCAAACCGGGTTGGGGTTAATTGAAGGATCGCGGGTTGGGTTGGGTGTAATGGATTTTCGCTTTATGGGGGGCAGTATGGGATCGGTGGTGGGTGAGAAGCTGACCCGCCTGATTGAGCGATCGACCCATGAGCAACGACCTGTAGTCATTGTTTGTGCCTCCGGTGGAGCCAGAATGCAGGAAGGAATGCTGAGCCTGATGCAGATGGCTAAAATTTCAGGCGCACTAGAGATGCATCGAGAAGCGGGATTGCTCTACGTTCCAGTGCTGACGCATCCTACAACGGGCGGGGTGACGGCGAGCTTTGCCATGCTGGGAGATATAATTGTGGCGGAACCGAAGGCAACAATCGGGTTTGCAGGGCGCCGAGTTGTAGAGCAGACGTTGCGCGAAAAGCTGCCCGATGATTTTCAAACTTCAGAATATTTATTAGCGCACGGTTTTGTGGATATGATTGTGCCGCGTACTCAGTTGAAGAAAACCTTGGCGCAACTTATTCGTTTGCATCAGCCCCATTCTCCTGCGGCTACTGATTCTGATGGAACGTCTCACTTTGTGCACGTGCCCGATTCCCTGCCGCTGAAACCAGTGCCCGATGCCTAG
- a CDS encoding RidA family protein: MIKIWKNLAFFVLLAIGLALTLTVFAPSSLAQAQTVIRHAIPNSTFPIALATEVPATMTTVYLSGQVPSVVDENADPNSIAAFGDTKTQTMTVLEKIDEILTSLDLTMSDVVKMQVFLVGDPSLDGQMDFAGFMEGYTQYFGTDAQPNLPARATMQVARLVNPGWLVEIEVTAVRM, from the coding sequence ATGATTAAAATCTGGAAAAATCTGGCGTTCTTTGTCCTACTGGCGATCGGTCTTGCCCTAACGTTGACTGTGTTCGCGCCGTCGTCGCTAGCGCAAGCTCAAACCGTGATTCGTCATGCGATTCCCAATTCCACCTTCCCAATTGCCCTTGCCACCGAGGTTCCAGCCACCATGACAACCGTGTATCTCAGTGGACAAGTGCCGTCGGTAGTTGATGAAAATGCTGACCCCAATTCGATCGCCGCTTTTGGCGATACCAAAACTCAAACAATGACAGTCCTAGAAAAAATCGACGAAATCTTGACCAGTCTGGATCTGACCATGAGCGATGTTGTCAAAATGCAGGTATTTTTGGTAGGCGACCCCTCCCTCGATGGACAGATGGATTTTGCCGGTTTTATGGAAGGCTACACGCAATATTTCGGCACGGACGCTCAGCCCAACTTACCCGCCCGAGCGACAATGCAAGTAGCCAGACTAGTCAATCCGGGCTGGCTAGTAGAAATTGAAGTAACGGCTGTGCGCATGTAG
- a CDS encoding flavin monoamine oxidase family protein: MNRRTLLKFVGRAGGAAAVLTTMNAMGLLHTQATANTRPNLISQSGDGTRVVILGAGIAGLTAAYELSKAGYDCTVLEARDRAGGRNWTIRGGDVIRETDTQQTCPFEADPHLYFNTGPARLPHHHTNILGYCKELGVPLEVIVNDNRAAYFQDDAAFGGQPMLNRRILNDSRGYIAELLAKAIHNHALENDLTVEDKERILEFVSRFGDLDADYLYKGSGRAGYTTPPGAAMVSGSKYDPIDLSELLNSDFWRFKLNFAEGFNQAATMLQPIGGMDQIVKAFERQVGHLIQFNTEVTQIRKLGNGVRIVYTDRSNGAESAVEADFVICTLPLSVLAGIDADFSTDYKAAIDRASKGYINAVKHAFQADRRFWEEDHQIYGGISWTTRDITQIWYPANGFHGAKGVIVGAYIWDNEIAARVDTLPPEERLVKAIEDGSTIHPNYRDEVAPAQGCSVAWGKIPYSQGGWMEWDEATRADVYPILNQPDGPIYLAGEHLSYLTGWQEGAVLSAHEAVRGLAAQIQSRQAS, from the coding sequence ATGAATCGACGCACACTATTAAAATTTGTCGGCAGGGCAGGCGGAGCGGCAGCGGTTTTGACGACGATGAATGCGATGGGGTTGCTGCATACTCAAGCCACGGCTAATACGCGCCCTAACTTGATCTCGCAGTCGGGGGACGGAACTCGCGTTGTCATTTTGGGGGCTGGTATTGCCGGATTGACTGCCGCGTATGAATTGTCTAAGGCTGGTTATGACTGCACGGTTTTGGAGGCTCGCGATCGGGCGGGTGGCCGCAATTGGACGATACGCGGTGGCGATGTCATCCGCGAAACTGATACTCAGCAAACTTGTCCGTTTGAGGCAGACCCCCACCTCTACTTCAATACGGGCCCCGCACGCTTGCCCCATCATCACACCAATATTCTCGGCTATTGCAAGGAGTTGGGCGTGCCGCTAGAGGTGATTGTCAACGATAATCGCGCTGCCTATTTCCAAGACGATGCAGCCTTTGGCGGACAACCCATGCTAAATCGGCGTATCTTAAACGACAGTCGGGGCTATATAGCGGAATTACTAGCTAAAGCCATCCACAACCATGCTTTAGAGAATGATTTGACTGTAGAAGACAAAGAGCGAATTCTGGAGTTTGTCAGCCGCTTTGGCGATCTCGATGCCGATTATCTTTATAAAGGCTCTGGACGGGCAGGTTACACAACTCCACCCGGAGCCGCGATGGTGTCTGGCAGCAAATATGACCCGATTGATCTGAGTGAACTGCTCAACTCTGACTTTTGGCGCTTCAAGCTCAACTTTGCCGAAGGGTTCAACCAAGCTGCCACTATGCTGCAACCAATTGGCGGCATGGATCAGATCGTTAAAGCCTTTGAGCGACAGGTCGGACACTTGATTCAATTCAACACGGAAGTGACGCAGATTCGCAAACTTGGCAACGGCGTTCGCATTGTCTACACCGATCGCAGCAACGGGGCAGAGTCTGCGGTGGAAGCCGATTTCGTCATTTGCACTCTTCCCCTTTCGGTGTTGGCGGGCATTGATGCCGACTTTTCGACCGACTATAAAGCTGCGATCGATAGGGCATCTAAAGGGTACATCAATGCCGTCAAACACGCTTTTCAAGCCGATCGACGCTTTTGGGAAGAAGACCATCAAATTTACGGCGGCATTTCCTGGACCACTCGTGACATTACCCAAATTTGGTATCCCGCCAACGGGTTTCACGGTGCCAAAGGTGTGATTGTAGGAGCCTACATTTGGGACAACGAAATCGCGGCTCGCGTGGATACCCTACCGCCAGAAGAACGGTTGGTGAAGGCGATCGAGGACGGCTCTACTATTCACCCCAATTACCGTGATGAAGTTGCTCCGGCCCAAGGATGCAGTGTAGCGTGGGGCAAAATTCCCTATAGTCAAGGCGGCTGGATGGAATGGGACGAGGCGACTCGTGCGGATGTCTATCCCATTCTCAATCAACCGGATGGCCCCATATATTTGGCAGGTGAACACCTCAGCTACCTCACAGGATGGCAAGAAGGAGCGGTGTTGTCGGCCCATGAAGCCGTGCGAGGACTTGCCGCTCAGATACAGTCCAGACAAGCAAGTTGA